The following coding sequences are from one Saprospiraceae bacterium window:
- a CDS encoding phosphoheptose isomerase yields the protein MSIPTSNDLILQNAFDAEGHKLSPLLPQHIKNFLVDIDGTICDDVPNEEPERMVHVAPYPDALQILNKWYDEGHRITFFTSRTDAHKEITEAWLHKHGFKYHALLLNKPRGGNYHWIDNHIVRATRYEGQFTDLTVELQEVEVFKAGEKKSQA from the coding sequence ATGTCAATACCTACATCCAATGATTTGATACTACAAAATGCGTTTGATGCGGAAGGACACAAACTCAGTCCTTTATTACCACAACACATCAAGAATTTTTTGGTAGACATTGACGGCACAATCTGTGATGATGTACCTAATGAGGAACCCGAAAGGATGGTGCATGTAGCCCCATACCCTGATGCACTTCAAATTCTAAATAAATGGTATGATGAAGGCCATAGAATTACATTTTTTACTTCACGCACAGATGCTCACAAAGAAATCACTGAAGCCTGGCTGCACAAACATGGATTTAAATATCACGCACTGTTGCTCAACAAGCCCAGAGGTGGAAATTATCATTGGATCGACAACCACATCGTAAGAGCAACAAGGTATGAAGGGCAGTTCACAGATTTAACGGTTGAGCTGCAAGAAGTTGAAGTATTCAAAGCCGGTGAGAAAAAATCTCAAGCCTAA
- a CDS encoding class I SAM-dependent methyltransferase yields the protein MKAKQEGIEGLSQDNSAFWDELCGSSFAHELGIVEVNKENLKKFDEAFFRYYPYLKPYLGEIQSDNKIILEIGLGYGTVGQDLATHAKSYTGVDIANGPVAMMNYRLADNGLQNHCHAEQGNALDLKFPDQHFDQIVSIGCLHHTGNLKLALEEVQRVCKPGGLILFMVYNRYSLRTLAAPLIYLFCRVYMLFNRKFKVPSEYGAFKRWQRDSRMDGSPPPATEFITLDEIGNLFSQCEILKKEIRNLGKFKIPGTSVKLRHYLLGWFDRILGLDIYVIAKKN from the coding sequence ATGAAGGCAAAGCAAGAAGGCATTGAAGGGCTGTCTCAGGATAATTCAGCTTTCTGGGATGAATTGTGTGGGAGTAGTTTCGCTCATGAACTTGGCATCGTAGAAGTTAACAAAGAAAATTTAAAGAAATTTGATGAAGCATTTTTCAGATATTATCCTTACCTCAAGCCTTATTTGGGAGAGATTCAAAGTGACAATAAAATTATTCTCGAAATAGGTCTGGGTTATGGTACAGTTGGACAAGATCTGGCAACACATGCGAAATCTTACACAGGTGTAGATATTGCAAATGGTCCGGTTGCAATGATGAATTATAGGTTGGCTGATAATGGATTGCAAAACCATTGCCATGCTGAACAGGGAAATGCTCTAGATTTAAAATTTCCTGACCAACATTTTGATCAGATTGTAAGTATCGGTTGCTTGCATCATACGGGTAATCTTAAGCTCGCGTTAGAAGAAGTTCAAAGGGTGTGCAAGCCCGGCGGGCTTATTCTTTTCATGGTATACAACCGATATTCATTAAGAACTTTGGCGGCACCTTTGATTTATTTGTTTTGCAGAGTTTATATGTTATTTAATCGGAAATTCAAAGTTCCATCTGAATATGGTGCATTCAAGAGATGGCAGCGGGATTCGCGGATGGATGGCTCGCCTCCACCTGCAACGGAATTCATAACTTTAGATGAGATAGGAAATCTATTTTCTCAATGTGAAATATTGAAAAAAGAAATCAGAAATTTAGGCAAGTTCAAGATACCTGGAACATCCGTTAAACTACGACACTATTTGCTTGGCTGGTTTGATCGGATATTGGGTTTGGATATTTATGTGATTGCCAAAAAAAATTAA
- a CDS encoding DUF937 domain-containing protein, translated as MQITDLISQHLPEDTLIQIAQQAGISSPQQGAMAGKSAIQTILQGMSNNAGQAAGVQSILGALDRDHDGSILNDIFGMVNGQQPAANPRTTDGSGILGHILGNRQDQTVQGASQILGIEPQKMMSLLVSLAPVVMGLLGKMRANNQINETNIQNVLGNATQQQTAQMPGLGVFSKLLDQDGDGNITDDLLQMGMKYFSNK; from the coding sequence ATGCAAATCACAGATCTTATTTCTCAACATCTACCAGAAGACACACTTATCCAAATCGCTCAACAAGCCGGAATATCTTCTCCTCAGCAAGGTGCTATGGCAGGAAAATCAGCAATTCAAACCATACTACAAGGTATGTCCAACAATGCCGGACAAGCCGCAGGAGTACAATCCATCCTGGGAGCATTGGACCGTGATCATGATGGAAGCATACTGAATGATATTTTCGGTATGGTCAATGGGCAGCAACCGGCAGCAAATCCAAGAACAACAGATGGATCAGGAATATTAGGGCATATTTTAGGAAATAGACAAGACCAAACGGTTCAGGGAGCTAGCCAGATTCTAGGAATAGAGCCTCAAAAGATGATGAGTTTACTCGTCAGCCTTGCACCGGTAGTTATGGGTCTGTTAGGTAAAATGAGAGCCAACAACCAAATCAATGAGACCAATATCCAAAATGTATTGGGCAATGCTACACAACAGCAAACCGCCCAAATGCCAGGTTTAGGAGTGTTCAGCAAACTTCTCGATCAGGATGGTGATGGAAATATCACAGATGATTTATTACAAATGGGGATGAAATATTTCTCCAATAAATAA
- the purH gene encoding bifunctional phosphoribosylaminoimidazolecarboxamide formyltransferase/IMP cyclohydrolase produces MPELQKRVHSVLISVYDKTGLDELVRLLTEMGIVIYSTGGTQSYIEGLGLPCVAVEQVTSYPSILGGRVKTLHPKIFGGILAMRNDDHLSQLAHFEIPMIDMVVVDLYPFEETTKTTDDHDAIIEKIDIGGISLIRAAAKNYRDVVVIPSKEYYKDLHQIVASQGLSNISHRKKLAAAAFQISSKYDKLIYQYLNGGTNQMSELRYGENPHQKAWFKGDINEVLEVKGQKELSYNNLLDIDAALHMMNDFKEEHSACVAIFKHNNSCGLALRDSLSEAWKAALAGDPQSAFGGVIICNREVDKETAHEIDKLFYEVLIAPGFEEGVESMLLNRKNRALVKIKSWDLAPLIKKSAVNGVLIQEDNLKKQKKEDSRLVTSRAITDAEWEDLIIAVNCVKHLKSNAIALVKDKQLIGMGCGQTSRVDACKQAIEKAVRMGFDPAGSCMASEAFFPFPDCVELAHAAKIKVIAQPGGSIQDQKSIDAAELYGISMAMTGIRNFKH; encoded by the coding sequence ATGCCTGAATTACAAAAACGCGTCCATTCGGTATTGATATCTGTTTATGATAAGACCGGACTGGATGAATTGGTGCGACTCTTGACTGAAATGGGAATAGTTATCTATTCAACGGGGGGAACCCAATCTTATATAGAGGGACTTGGCTTGCCATGTGTAGCAGTGGAACAGGTGACCTCTTATCCTTCAATATTGGGAGGAAGGGTAAAGACATTGCATCCAAAAATATTTGGTGGGATTCTTGCTATGAGGAATGATGATCACCTCAGCCAGCTGGCACATTTTGAAATACCAATGATTGATATGGTGGTGGTTGATCTATATCCATTTGAAGAAACTACAAAGACAACAGATGACCACGATGCCATTATAGAAAAAATCGATATAGGAGGTATTTCTCTCATCAGAGCGGCAGCTAAAAATTATCGGGACGTGGTAGTCATTCCTTCCAAAGAGTATTATAAGGATTTGCATCAGATTGTTGCTTCTCAGGGATTGAGTAATATAAGTCATCGAAAAAAGCTGGCTGCAGCTGCTTTTCAGATTTCGAGTAAGTATGATAAGTTGATTTATCAGTATCTCAATGGAGGGACAAATCAAATGTCAGAACTTAGGTATGGAGAAAATCCGCACCAGAAGGCTTGGTTTAAAGGGGATATTAATGAGGTTTTGGAAGTCAAAGGTCAAAAAGAACTGTCATACAATAATCTCCTGGATATCGACGCAGCATTGCATATGATGAATGATTTTAAAGAGGAGCACTCTGCTTGTGTTGCCATTTTCAAACATAATAATAGTTGTGGCTTAGCATTGAGAGACAGCTTGTCAGAAGCCTGGAAAGCAGCCTTAGCCGGAGATCCTCAATCTGCATTTGGAGGTGTGATAATTTGCAATAGGGAAGTCGACAAAGAGACAGCACACGAGATCGACAAATTGTTTTACGAAGTTCTCATTGCACCGGGTTTTGAAGAAGGGGTAGAAAGTATGCTGCTGAACAGAAAAAACAGGGCTTTAGTCAAAATTAAATCCTGGGACTTAGCTCCTCTTATCAAAAAGAGCGCAGTGAATGGTGTTCTGATTCAAGAAGACAACCTGAAAAAACAAAAAAAAGAAGATAGCAGACTCGTCACTTCCAGGGCCATAACGGATGCAGAGTGGGAGGATTTGATCATAGCAGTAAACTGCGTGAAGCACCTCAAGTCGAATGCCATCGCACTTGTCAAGGATAAGCAATTGATAGGAATGGGTTGCGGTCAGACTTCCAGAGTGGACGCTTGTAAGCAGGCAATAGAAAAAGCAGTGAGAATGGGATTTGATCCCGCCGGTTCATGTATGGCAAGTGAGGCATTTTTTCCATTTCCGGATTGTGTGGAATTGGCACATGCAGCCAAAATTAAAGTGATCGCGCAACCGGGTGGTTCTATACAGGACCAAAAAAGTATTGATGCTGCTGAACTTTACGGTATCTCTATGGCTATGACCGGTATCAGAAACTTTAAACACTAA
- a CDS encoding Hsp20/alpha crystallin family protein, whose product MLDEIFQAVDTAGGQLFNTGLPPANIHETETNFQLELAAPGLNKSDFNIEIENNYLTISCEKKKESEQADKKYSRKEFSYEQFKRSYKLPESVDQENITGNYENGILKLTMVKKTPSSAPNKKIVVE is encoded by the coding sequence ATGCTTGATGAAATATTTCAGGCAGTAGATACCGCAGGTGGACAATTATTCAATACAGGATTACCTCCTGCAAATATCCACGAAACAGAAACAAATTTCCAATTGGAATTAGCCGCTCCGGGATTAAATAAATCCGACTTCAATATCGAAATCGAAAATAATTATCTGACCATCAGCTGTGAAAAGAAAAAAGAATCTGAGCAAGCTGACAAAAAGTATTCTAGAAAGGAATTTAGTTACGAGCAATTCAAAAGATCTTACAAGCTGCCTGAATCTGTAGATCAGGAAAATATTACAGGCAACTATGAAAATGGGATTCTGAAATTGACTATGGTTAAAAAAACACCAAGTTCAGCACCAAACAAAAAGATTGTAGTAGAATAA
- a CDS encoding 3-phosphoglycerate dehydrogenase — protein sequence MKILVNDGMEESGIEALRQHGFEVITQKIAQEDLFNELQQFDGIIVRSATKVRKELIDACPQLKFIARGGVGMDNIDVEYARLKNIVVINTPASSSRSVAELAMVHLLACTRGLASSIRSVHDPSSFQSTKKTLSECREIKGKNLLLLGFGRIGSELAKMALGSEMNILVFDPFIEQASVEMNIGSHKIVFKPEMIEFGEGLARADYISLHAPFSGQAILNEEAFEKMKSGVIIINTSRGENIDEAALINNLNSGKVRAAGLDVFQNEPNINPEIIQHPNVCISPHIGASTQEAQARIAEELVEKIASVFSK from the coding sequence ATGAAAATTCTAGTGAATGACGGAATGGAAGAAAGTGGAATTGAGGCGTTGCGTCAACATGGCTTCGAAGTTATTACCCAAAAAATTGCTCAGGAGGATCTATTCAATGAATTGCAACAATTCGATGGAATAATAGTCCGCAGTGCGACAAAAGTCAGAAAAGAATTGATCGATGCATGCCCGCAATTAAAATTTATCGCCAGAGGAGGAGTCGGCATGGATAATATTGACGTAGAATACGCCAGATTAAAAAATATTGTAGTCATCAACACTCCAGCTTCTTCCTCAAGATCGGTTGCAGAGTTGGCTATGGTTCATTTATTAGCATGTACAAGAGGCTTAGCTTCCTCGATCAGATCAGTCCATGACCCCTCCAGTTTTCAATCCACAAAAAAAACTCTTTCTGAATGTCGTGAAATCAAAGGAAAAAATTTACTTCTTCTGGGATTTGGCCGGATAGGCTCAGAGTTGGCAAAAATGGCTCTGGGTTCTGAGATGAACATTTTGGTTTTTGATCCTTTTATCGAACAAGCTTCAGTTGAAATGAATATTGGTTCTCATAAAATAGTCTTCAAACCGGAAATGATAGAATTTGGAGAAGGCCTGGCCAGAGCAGATTATATTTCATTGCATGCACCTTTTTCAGGACAAGCCATCCTGAACGAGGAAGCTTTTGAAAAAATGAAATCGGGAGTTATCATCATCAATACATCAAGAGGTGAAAATATAGACGAGGCCGCACTGATAAATAATTTAAACTCTGGAAAAGTCCGGGCCGCCGGTTTGGATGTTTTTCAGAATGAACCAAATATCAATCCTGAAATCATCCAGCATCCAAACGTATGTATCAGCCCACATATCGGTGCATCGACACAAGAAGCTCAGGCGAGAATTGCGGAGGAGCTAGTCGAAAAAATTGCTTCTGTATTTTCGAAATAA
- the wecB gene encoding UDP-N-acetylglucosamine 2-epimerase (non-hydrolyzing): protein MKKILAVVGARPQFIKHAPMEFASEGRCEMITIHTGQHYDYRMSQIFFDELGMSKPRYQLETGGGMHGEMTGKMLQEIEPIIISENPDAVLVYGDTNSTLAGALCAAKLEIPVVHVEAGLRSYNRAMPEEINRVLTDHISSLLVVPTSIAIDNLKQEGISTNIIRAGDVMCDMIRICKERNMLQEKDGGYYYLTLHRPYNTDDPGRLIQIVELLDSLDKPVHFFVHPRTQKKLGELVDTSKFSRIQFKDPLSYFDNIVEMAASSRVITDSGGIQKEAYILKKPCVTIRSETEWKETLQGAWNQLIWDDLNILKEALSVIPNQYQEELYGDGHAADYIIDQIVEFLNKNRTR from the coding sequence ATGAAAAAAATACTTGCAGTAGTAGGGGCGAGACCACAGTTTATCAAACATGCTCCCATGGAATTTGCCTCTGAGGGAAGGTGTGAGATGATCACCATTCATACTGGTCAGCACTATGACTATAGGATGAGTCAGATTTTTTTTGATGAATTAGGAATGAGTAAACCCCGATACCAACTCGAAACCGGCGGTGGTATGCATGGTGAAATGACGGGGAAGATGTTGCAGGAGATAGAACCGATAATCATCTCGGAAAATCCGGATGCTGTATTGGTATATGGAGACACCAATTCTACACTGGCTGGAGCGTTGTGTGCAGCAAAACTTGAAATTCCTGTAGTTCATGTGGAAGCAGGGCTTAGATCATATAATCGTGCCATGCCCGAGGAGATCAACCGCGTACTCACTGATCATATTTCTTCATTACTGGTGGTGCCGACGAGCATAGCCATAGATAATTTGAAGCAGGAAGGTATAAGCACAAATATCATCAGAGCGGGTGACGTCATGTGCGACATGATCCGCATTTGCAAAGAAAGGAATATGTTGCAGGAAAAAGATGGAGGATATTATTATCTGACATTGCACAGACCTTATAATACTGATGATCCCGGAAGGTTGATTCAAATCGTAGAATTATTGGATTCTCTGGATAAACCTGTTCATTTTTTTGTGCACCCACGTACTCAAAAAAAATTGGGTGAGCTCGTAGATACTTCCAAATTCTCCAGGATTCAATTCAAAGATCCACTATCATACTTCGACAATATTGTTGAAATGGCAGCGAGCAGCAGAGTGATTACCGATAGCGGAGGAATTCAAAAAGAAGCATATATTTTAAAAAAACCCTGTGTCACAATTCGATCAGAAACGGAGTGGAAAGAAACCTTACAAGGAGCATGGAATCAATTGATCTGGGATGATCTAAATATTCTCAAAGAGGCATTGAGTGTAATTCCAAATCAATATCAGGAAGAATTGTATGGAGATGGGCATGCAGCAGATTATATTATAGATCAAATCGTGGAATTTTTGAATAAAAATAGAACTCGTTGA
- a CDS encoding type III pantothenate kinase — translation MSVTLLAIDVGNTRIKCALFVQGQMIEDIAFLKDDADGIIHWFDKRHYNETIVSSVADFRAEWKDIISKKGEIYFLNHELRMPIQLDYKSPETLGRDRISACCGAMHHFPHRNCLVVNAGSCITFDLLDNTGHFKGGNIAPGMQMRWKAMHEFTTKLPLVSAPDGATPTILGQNTEGALQQGVLFGIKAEIESYFHELSAKYNELICVLSGGDSNFLAKTIKIKTFVRPFLVLEGLYAIWQWNQGNSLDKH, via the coding sequence ATGTCTGTAACACTATTGGCAATAGATGTTGGGAATACAAGGATAAAATGTGCTCTTTTTGTGCAGGGTCAAATGATTGAGGACATAGCTTTTCTAAAAGATGATGCTGATGGGATTATACATTGGTTTGATAAGAGGCACTACAATGAAACAATTGTGAGTTCCGTTGCTGACTTCAGAGCTGAATGGAAAGATATAATAAGCAAAAAGGGGGAAATTTATTTTTTGAATCACGAACTCCGGATGCCCATACAGCTGGATTACAAAAGTCCTGAAACCCTGGGCAGAGATAGGATTTCTGCGTGCTGTGGAGCAATGCACCATTTTCCCCACAGAAACTGTTTGGTAGTAAATGCAGGCAGCTGCATTACTTTCGATTTGCTCGACAACACCGGGCACTTTAAAGGGGGGAATATTGCACCCGGAATGCAAATGAGATGGAAGGCGATGCATGAGTTTACTACAAAATTACCATTAGTTTCAGCACCTGATGGAGCAACGCCAACGATTCTGGGACAGAATACTGAAGGTGCTTTGCAGCAAGGAGTACTCTTTGGGATAAAAGCTGAAATCGAGTCTTATTTCCACGAACTATCCGCAAAATACAATGAGTTGATTTGCGTTCTATCAGGCGGGGATTCAAATTTTTTGGCCAAAACCATAAAAATAAAGACATTTGTGCGACCTTTTCTTGTGCTAGAAGGACTTTACGCCATCTGGCAGTGGAATCAGGGAAATTCTTTGGATAAGCATTGA
- a CDS encoding Hsp20/alpha crystallin family protein: MWTKTMYPMHTRCSHRSCGPHQGKRFDHQSQSLRLKINIQETEDKYELEMAVPGLTKEEVSVDFANQILTVKTKPNSTESKTWLHQEFRQGPASRSIQFLEEVEEGAVSAKFADGVLHIVVPKKQKQSKKIEIL, encoded by the coding sequence ATGTGGACTAAAACAATGTATCCAATGCACACAAGATGTTCTCACAGATCATGTGGACCTCACCAGGGAAAAAGATTCGATCATCAATCCCAGTCATTAAGACTAAAAATTAACATTCAGGAAACTGAAGACAAGTACGAATTAGAAATGGCTGTTCCAGGTTTGACCAAAGAAGAGGTAAGTGTAGATTTTGCAAACCAAATTCTTACGGTGAAAACGAAGCCGAACTCTACTGAAAGCAAAACATGGTTACACCAGGAATTCAGGCAAGGGCCAGCTTCCAGAAGCATACAGTTTTTGGAAGAAGTGGAAGAAGGAGCAGTGAGTGCCAAATTTGCTGATGGAGTATTGCATATCGTAGTACCCAAAAAGCAAAAACAAAGCAAAAAAATCGAAATTCTTTAA
- a CDS encoding thymidine kinase, with amino-acid sequence MFLEPGFGSQRSGWIEVICGSMFSGKTEELIRRLKRARIANQKVEIFKPSKDTRYDDRKVVSHDENALLSQPIEHSKDILQVSEETKVIGIDEAQFFDLELTQICEQLALQGKRVIVAGLDMDYRGIPFGPIPHLLATAEYITKVHAICPHCGNLATHSYRLSQEGDQFLLGEKDLYEPRCRTCFSMGNILIFK; translated from the coding sequence ATGTTTTTAGAGCCCGGTTTTGGTAGCCAACGTTCTGGATGGATAGAAGTCATTTGTGGATCCATGTTCAGCGGTAAAACAGAGGAATTGATTCGTAGGCTGAAACGAGCGAGGATAGCCAATCAGAAAGTTGAAATCTTCAAACCGAGCAAAGATACCAGATATGATGACAGAAAAGTCGTATCACATGATGAAAACGCATTGCTCTCCCAACCGATAGAACATTCCAAAGATATCTTGCAGGTCTCAGAAGAAACCAAAGTGATCGGAATCGATGAAGCCCAGTTTTTTGACCTGGAACTTACGCAGATTTGTGAACAACTCGCTTTACAAGGCAAGCGTGTCATTGTAGCCGGACTTGATATGGATTATAGGGGCATCCCATTTGGTCCAATCCCTCATCTTCTGGCCACAGCCGAATACATTACCAAAGTACATGCGATCTGTCCTCATTGTGGAAATCTGGCCACACATTCCTATAGACTTTCTCAGGAAGGAGATCAGTTCCTTTTAGGAGAAAAAGATCTATATGAACCCCGTTGCCGAACTTGTTTCAGTATGGGTAATATTTTAATTTTTAAATGA
- a CDS encoding rhomboid family intramembrane serine protease, which yields MNDLHQTKNNLYLSLSFAAAVCLFCFVMHVMGNLWLINKHEWGVYPRQLSHWYGIFTSPFIHNSWGHLFANLAPLFVTLTMIFFFYRSISWAVFVMIWALTGFAVFMFARNSIHIGASGLVYGFIGFVFFSGIFRRNAKSIVLMAIVLIMYGGGYLSGMLPTQPNVSWESHLFGGLVGMWTAFVFRNFKEADENQKFDWQGKDRTRSQAYFSSDLFDKTLEQKRIEAEEEARKRALEDPFNFT from the coding sequence ATGAACGATTTACATCAAACTAAAAACAATCTCTACCTCAGTCTGAGTTTTGCAGCTGCTGTTTGCTTATTTTGTTTTGTGATGCATGTCATGGGCAACCTATGGTTGATCAATAAGCATGAATGGGGAGTTTATCCCAGACAACTTTCACACTGGTACGGAATATTTACCTCACCCTTTATTCACAATAGTTGGGGACATTTATTTGCGAACCTGGCACCATTGTTCGTTACATTGACTATGATTTTCTTTTTTTACAGAAGTATATCATGGGCAGTTTTTGTAATGATATGGGCCTTGACAGGATTTGCTGTTTTTATGTTTGCGCGCAATAGCATTCATATAGGCGCAAGTGGACTGGTGTATGGTTTTATTGGATTTGTTTTTTTTTCAGGAATATTCAGGCGAAATGCAAAATCAATAGTATTGATGGCTATCGTGCTGATCATGTATGGCGGTGGTTATTTATCAGGAATGCTGCCCACACAACCCAATGTTTCCTGGGAAAGTCATTTATTCGGAGGTCTGGTGGGAATGTGGACCGCATTTGTTTTTCGCAATTTTAAAGAAGCCGACGAAAACCAAAAATTCGACTGGCAAGGTAAAGACAGAACAAGAAGTCAGGCATATTTTTCTTCCGATTTATTTGATAAAACTTTGGAACAAAAAAGAATTGAGGCAGAAGAAGAAGCCAGGAAAAGAGCTTTAGAGGATCCATTCAATTTTACCTGA
- the prmA gene encoding 50S ribosomal protein L11 methyltransferase, whose product MENYISIKIKLAPESIEEWIAYLSDIGIESFWEQEDGLEAFVPTNQVDEKFKSELHKLTSSKNISYQVNTHDSADWNKVWESNFDDIVLRDKLQIRAPFHERRSECAEQLLISPKMAFGTGHHATTSMILEWMMDLHCTGKTVLDFGCGTGILGCYALIKAAKSVCFIDNEIEAVENVRETLMLNDLKSDSIYLGSAEQIPSGQQYDLILANITRNVLLEYGSILSDHLLSGASLIVSGFLMEDVEIMTAKFNTYGLHLVDKMQKLDWAALVFLKEKE is encoded by the coding sequence ATGGAAAATTACATTTCGATCAAAATAAAATTAGCTCCCGAATCAATAGAGGAGTGGATAGCTTATCTGAGTGATATCGGGATTGAATCATTTTGGGAGCAGGAAGATGGCTTGGAGGCATTTGTGCCCACAAATCAAGTGGACGAAAAATTCAAATCTGAGCTACATAAATTGACTTCAAGTAAAAATATAAGTTATCAGGTCAATACACATGATTCTGCAGATTGGAATAAAGTTTGGGAATCAAATTTTGATGACATCGTTTTGAGGGATAAGCTTCAGATCAGAGCGCCTTTTCATGAGCGGAGATCAGAATGCGCTGAACAATTATTGATTTCTCCCAAGATGGCTTTTGGCACCGGTCATCATGCCACTACTTCTATGATTTTGGAATGGATGATGGATCTGCATTGCACCGGAAAAACTGTGCTCGATTTTGGTTGCGGTACAGGTATCCTTGGGTGTTACGCGTTAATCAAAGCAGCAAAATCCGTTTGTTTTATTGATAATGAAATAGAGGCTGTAGAAAATGTCAGAGAGACCTTAATGCTCAATGATTTGAAGAGTGATAGCATCTATCTTGGGTCAGCAGAACAAATCCCTTCCGGACAACAATATGACCTTATACTTGCAAATATTACTCGCAATGTACTATTGGAATATGGCAGTATTCTTTCAGATCACCTTCTCTCCGGAGCTAGCTTGATTGTTTCAGGATTTCTGATGGAGGATGTTGAAATAATGACTGCTAAATTTAATACTTATGGATTACACTTGGTAGATAAAATGCAAAAATTGGATTGGGCTGCTCTCGTATTTCTGAAAGAAAAGGAATAG